The DNA sequence CGACGCGAGCATCTCCCGCGCCACCCGCCGCTTCTCCGCGATGATGTCCAACTCGTGCAGGCTGCGCAGCGCGCCGTTGAGGTCCGCGCCCTCCACCGGGTCGGCCCCTTTGTCGTGCTCGGGCCGGTGGAAGTCCGGCAGCAGGCGGGCCAGGACCGGGTCGCTGGGCGCTTCGTTGCTGCCCGACTGCATACCGGTGAGCGCGGCGAGGTCGTCCTGCGGTGTCTCCTGTTCCCGCGCGTCGAGCATCCCCACCACCGACGTCACCATCGAGCGGAGCACCGCCGCCTCGTGGTCGCTGATGTCGGATCGGAACCGCACGCCCCCCAGCGAATGCTTCCTCGTCCACTCACGCACTTGGGTT is a window from the Tomitella gaofuii genome containing:
- a CDS encoding DUF2017 domain-containing protein, producing the protein MREWTRKHSLGGVRFRSDISDHEAAVLRSMVTSVVGMLDAREQETPQDDLAALTGMQSGSNEAPSDPVLARLLPDFHRPEHDKGADPVEGADLNGALRSLHELDIIAEKRRVAREMLASLPQGGGRVTLTPEQADSWVTALNDVRLALGAALGIDADTPEQLPDDDPRAGELDIYHWATWVQDSLVQVMMQ